Proteins co-encoded in one Candidatus Poribacteria bacterium genomic window:
- a CDS encoding NAD(P)/FAD-dependent oxidoreductase, with amino-acid sequence MNTHSNYDLIVIGGGPAGSTVATLVAEHGHRALLLEREAEPKFKIGESLIPATYWTFKRLGMLEKLRTSHFPQKYSVQFYSRTGKASSPFYFFQTNPHESAVTWQVLRSEFDEMLLDNAKEKGVEVQRGTRVREVLFDGDSATGVVVQDANGTCETLGATVIADSTGQRSLIGRQLNLNTVEPNLKMASLFTHYEGGHRDEGIDEGATLILHTEEKDSWFWSIPLPYNRTSIGVVGELDYLLQSRRNANGRLDTQQIFTEELEKCPALKSRLEGAKQLFPIQTTKDFSYRASRIAGNNWVLVGDAFGFLDPVYSTGLFLALKSGEMAADAIIEAFEKDDFSEAQLRSFGPTFVDGMEAFRKLVYAFYTKEFSFARFLSQYPEHQGGIVDILSGDVFRKDVTHIFPAMAEMCPLPPEVPLG; translated from the coding sequence ATGAACACACACTCCAATTACGACCTCATCGTTATCGGCGGGGGACCCGCTGGCAGCACCGTTGCAACGCTTGTTGCTGAACACGGACACCGCGCCCTACTCCTTGAACGCGAAGCCGAACCGAAATTCAAGATCGGGGAGTCGCTAATTCCCGCGACCTACTGGACTTTCAAACGACTCGGTATGCTCGAAAAACTACGGACAAGCCACTTTCCGCAGAAATACAGCGTCCAATTCTATTCACGTACCGGCAAAGCCTCCAGTCCGTTCTACTTCTTTCAAACCAACCCGCATGAGAGTGCAGTCACGTGGCAGGTGTTGCGGAGCGAGTTTGACGAGATGCTCTTAGACAACGCGAAGGAAAAAGGCGTAGAAGTGCAACGGGGAACCCGCGTACGAGAGGTGCTTTTCGACGGAGACTCAGCCACCGGTGTTGTCGTCCAAGATGCAAATGGCACCTGTGAAACCCTGGGTGCAACCGTCATCGCCGACTCTACCGGACAGCGGTCGCTGATTGGACGGCAGCTAAACCTGAATACAGTCGAACCCAATCTCAAAATGGCATCTCTCTTCACACACTATGAGGGTGGGCATAGAGACGAAGGCATCGACGAAGGCGCGACGCTCATCCTACACACGGAGGAGAAAGACTCGTGGTTCTGGTCGATCCCGTTGCCTTATAATCGCACAAGCATCGGTGTTGTCGGTGAACTCGATTACCTCCTCCAGAGCCGAAGAAATGCCAACGGTAGACTTGATACGCAGCAGATTTTCACAGAAGAACTTGAGAAATGTCCTGCATTGAAGAGCCGACTTGAAGGGGCAAAGCAGCTTTTTCCGATCCAAACCACTAAAGATTTTTCCTACCGTGCCAGCCGTATCGCAGGCAATAATTGGGTGTTGGTAGGCGATGCGTTTGGGTTCTTAGATCCCGTCTACTCCACGGGGCTGTTTCTGGCACTCAAGTCCGGTGAGATGGCAGCGGATGCTATCATTGAAGCCTTTGAGAAAGATGATTTTTCCGAGGCACAACTCAGGAGTTTTGGACCGACGTTTGTAGATGGGATGGAGGCATTTCGGAAACTCGTCTACGCTTTTTACACAAAAGAATTTAGTTTTGCGCGGTTCCTGTCCCAATACCCAGAGCATCAGGGAGGCATCGTCGATATTTTGAGTGGCGATGTGTTTAGAAAAGATGTAACCCACATCTTTCCTGCGATGGCAGAGATGTGTCCATTGCCCCCTGAAGTGCCGCTCGGTTAA
- a CDS encoding TAXI family TRAP transporter solute-binding subunit, with the protein MKPVVYYLSIICAIFAFGCDNASKQDTTQSQKTDTAELVNDSSSKRRYISVGTAPAGGAFFVVGSAIAEVVAGNAPDTGWEVTAEATKGTQENIRRIVSSELEFALANAAISYFAVRGEGAWETEHAIRSVMTLAPNVGLFLTPQSSDIRKIQDFAGKRIVVGPAGAGFEYFLRPILAAHGVTYDDFTPINSTYIGAVDLLADGSAAAAFIGGAVPTPAATQASTSQDIFFIPFDAAAKQALFADYPFFNAITIPANTYKGQTEPFASMNVGAMHLITAEGADENMVYAFTKTLYTHRAEVVKRHGAGKAINPKNVVKDTGIAFHPGAIRFYQEIGIWQE; encoded by the coding sequence ATGAAACCAGTCGTGTACTATCTATCAATTATCTGTGCTATTTTTGCTTTCGGATGCGATAATGCCTCAAAACAAGATACCACCCAGAGTCAGAAAACCGATACAGCTGAATTAGTGAACGACAGTTCCTCAAAACGCCGCTACATCAGTGTCGGCACGGCGCCAGCAGGTGGCGCGTTTTTCGTCGTCGGTTCTGCAATTGCTGAGGTCGTCGCTGGTAACGCACCAGACACAGGTTGGGAAGTCACTGCCGAAGCCACCAAAGGCACGCAAGAGAACATCCGCCGCATCGTGAGCAGTGAATTAGAATTCGCACTCGCCAACGCTGCAATCTCCTATTTTGCGGTGCGCGGTGAAGGGGCGTGGGAGACCGAACACGCCATCCGTAGCGTTATGACACTTGCTCCCAATGTCGGTTTATTTCTTACACCACAATCTTCCGATATCCGTAAAATTCAGGACTTCGCCGGAAAACGGATCGTTGTTGGACCCGCAGGCGCAGGTTTTGAGTATTTCCTCAGACCAATATTAGCGGCACACGGTGTCACGTACGATGATTTCACACCCATCAACAGCACTTACATCGGCGCGGTGGATCTGTTAGCGGACGGATCGGCTGCCGCTGCGTTCATCGGTGGTGCTGTCCCGACACCCGCTGCCACGCAAGCCAGCACGTCTCAAGACATCTTCTTCATTCCGTTCGACGCAGCAGCGAAACAGGCCCTCTTTGCAGATTACCCTTTCTTTAACGCTATAACCATCCCAGCGAATACCTACAAAGGACAGACAGAACCGTTTGCGAGTATGAACGTCGGAGCGATGCACCTTATCACTGCCGAGGGCGCCGATGAAAACATGGTCTACGCGTTCACGAAGACCTTGTATACACACCGTGCAGAAGTCGTCAAACGGCACGGTGCTGGAAAAGCCATCAATCCGAAAAATGTCGTTAAAGACACAGGAATCGCTTTCCATCCGGGTGCTATTCGTTTCTATCAAGAAATCGGTATCTGGCAAGAATAA
- the dnaN gene encoding DNA polymerase III subunit beta translates to MELTFEKGNLLYSLQVLQGVASGHSTLPILSNVLIQAADEKIACVATDLEIGIKIRVEGGIQEEGAITVSARKLADVVKELPEDKTIHLATTANNRVEITCGDGVYTIIGLPDEEFPQLPSIDGESLTIEGDTLRALLRKTEFAAATEEVRYFLNGLYFNFLADRTEVVATDSRWLALAHCDPLKTPGNNDGFILPLKAVKEIARTFADASEVTLSLFENQILFADENATLTTRLVEGDYPKYEKLIPNETTGRAVISKDDILPAVRRVALLSNPKNYSITLDIETEQITIYAKTPELGEARETISVQSCTATARFAIDARLLIDILAHIETESLAIEFTGEFAPVVIRPVGDEGHICLVMPMRLES, encoded by the coding sequence ATGGAATTAACTTTTGAAAAAGGTAACCTCTTGTATTCCCTACAGGTGCTACAAGGCGTGGCAAGTGGACACAGCACCTTACCGATTCTCTCGAATGTCCTTATCCAAGCCGCAGACGAAAAAATTGCGTGTGTCGCTACAGATTTAGAGATTGGTATCAAAATCAGAGTGGAAGGTGGAATCCAAGAAGAAGGCGCAATCACTGTCTCAGCGAGAAAATTGGCAGATGTCGTCAAAGAATTACCGGAAGATAAAACAATACACTTGGCAACTACAGCAAATAACCGGGTTGAAATTACTTGTGGCGATGGCGTTTACACAATTATTGGACTCCCTGACGAAGAATTTCCACAATTACCTTCGATTGATGGAGAATCCTTGACAATTGAAGGCGATACCCTCCGGGCACTGCTCCGCAAAACCGAATTCGCTGCAGCCACAGAGGAAGTTCGTTATTTCCTCAACGGCCTCTATTTTAATTTCCTCGCAGACAGAACCGAAGTGGTTGCTACCGATTCGAGATGGCTCGCGCTCGCACACTGTGACCCACTCAAGACCCCTGGGAATAATGATGGGTTTATCCTACCCCTGAAAGCCGTTAAAGAGATCGCGCGAACCTTTGCGGATGCTTCTGAGGTGACGCTCTCGCTTTTTGAAAATCAGATTCTTTTTGCTGATGAGAACGCTACCTTAACGACACGGCTTGTTGAGGGCGATTATCCGAAGTATGAGAAACTCATTCCAAACGAAACAACCGGTAGAGCAGTTATCTCCAAAGACGATATTTTACCGGCTGTTCGACGGGTCGCGTTGCTGTCGAATCCGAAGAACTACTCAATCACTTTGGATATAGAGACAGAGCAGATTACGATTTATGCGAAGACCCCGGAATTAGGTGAGGCACGTGAGACGATTTCTGTGCAATCTTGCACCGCAACTGCCCGGTTCGCGATTGATGCACGTCTGCTCATAGACATTTTAGCGCACATCGAAACGGAGTCGCTCGCTATAGAGTTCACGGGTGAATTCGCACCTGTGGTCATTAGACCCGTCGGAGACGAAGGACATATCTGTCTCGTGATGCCGATGCGTCTGGAATCCTAA
- a CDS encoding tetratricopeptide repeat protein: MPFNTKSLFSLRSWLFYAEVLAVIGFIVIAALYIRRGSAESEAPTATQIGGFIEKADVLFEKQDLADAALFYWQGLRALEASGDDQRISINGTSQSSAEVRLHANLRISEIYSHSNWLKDAKARLEHAARIQPEHSGVRLLRGKLFRDEGFLSEATEEFLAVLKQDPHHAEAHYLLGVLYQGSKQYKSAAEYYSKAIENDPELRVISSEKAPIGILARLQLSRTYARMLQDYQFLDREFTDADLAEVNRLESEAIRLLEEAHEKYPEMNEVVDDLVRLLFARATALEREDFETRQYGNALRVYERIVELDPQEVRALERMGEIYASFLGDKAAALEIYRKVYEIEPHPTVLANVKSLEEDVAAEMESEE; the protein is encoded by the coding sequence ATGCCATTCAATACAAAATCTTTATTCTCGCTACGGAGTTGGCTCTTTTATGCGGAAGTGCTGGCAGTCATCGGTTTTATTGTGATTGCGGCACTCTACATCCGGCGAGGGAGTGCTGAATCCGAAGCCCCCACTGCCACACAGATTGGTGGCTTCATTGAGAAGGCAGACGTGCTTTTCGAGAAACAAGACCTCGCGGATGCTGCGCTTTTTTATTGGCAAGGATTGCGAGCATTAGAGGCAAGTGGAGATGACCAGCGTATTTCAATAAACGGCACATCCCAGTCGAGTGCGGAGGTCCGCCTACACGCCAACCTTCGTATCTCGGAAATCTATTCGCACAGCAATTGGCTGAAAGATGCCAAGGCACGCCTGGAACACGCTGCACGCATTCAACCTGAACATAGTGGTGTTCGTCTTCTACGTGGCAAACTGTTCCGAGATGAAGGCTTCCTCAGCGAAGCAACTGAAGAATTTCTTGCCGTCCTCAAACAAGATCCGCACCACGCTGAAGCACACTATCTCCTCGGGGTTCTCTATCAAGGGAGCAAGCAATATAAATCCGCTGCTGAATACTACAGTAAAGCCATCGAAAACGATCCAGAGTTGCGGGTGATTTCCTCTGAAAAAGCACCTATCGGTATCCTCGCGCGGCTTCAATTGTCCAGAACATACGCAAGAATGCTTCAAGATTACCAATTTCTTGATCGGGAATTTACCGATGCAGACTTGGCTGAGGTCAACCGCCTCGAATCAGAGGCGATTCGCTTGCTGGAAGAAGCACATGAAAAATATCCAGAAATGAACGAAGTGGTTGACGATCTGGTTCGTCTGCTCTTCGCCCGGGCGACTGCGCTCGAACGTGAAGATTTTGAAACGCGTCAGTATGGAAATGCACTTCGCGTCTACGAACGGATTGTAGAGCTCGATCCACAAGAGGTGCGAGCGTTGGAACGGATGGGTGAAATTTATGCCAGTTTCCTTGGTGATAAGGCGGCTGCACTGGAGATATATCGGAAAGTGTATGAAATTGAGCCACACCCGACTGTCTTAGCGAATGTCAAATCACTGGAAGAGGATGTTGCCGCTGAAATGGAGTCGGAGGAATAG
- a CDS encoding protein-disulfide reductase DsbD family protein, translating into MLKNPILHKSVFWTLLILGAITFPTYAQAQLADFGLVEKPPVEKLTASGYLSVDKVQPGSQFQIAVVVEIAEGWHVNANPAGEGLIDTEILLPDTPHLTFGEVVYPIGEVLKIDSIGEAPVYHDTITIGIQADLSQNAPIEPMTLDLQLRYQACNDDQCLLPETLAFTVPIEIVSIAETIQRMNTAIFNNIEFGAAPSSGSDDGTLARALSGGQVWLAFLLVFAGGILTSLTPCVYPLIPITVSVFGANESAGLFKSFLLSVVYVLGIVVTYSILGVAVASTGAVFGQIMANPWVVGFISLILVSLGLSMFGVFEIRLPYAVQNRLNTVGGTGFAGAFAMGTVAGVIAAPCTGPALAVVLTYIATTGSLFLGFWLMFTYALGMGLLFIGIGTFSGLLSALPRSGGWMYVLENIFGIAIITMALYFLKDVFPPLQDFLQNSLPFFAVAGGLLLIGLWLSKLTQRFSGISRRMQFQKTCGLLLAILGVYMFVGGIQEPAGPHLDWVYDETEGLEMAKREDKLVMLDFYASWCAACKELDHKTYADPAVAAKLANYVNIKLDFTRSSETTEALTEKYEIPGLPVVIFMDAEGRVLKRFTGFVGPEEMLRILNDLENKVL; encoded by the coding sequence ATGCTGAAAAATCCTATACTTCATAAGTCTGTATTCTGGACCTTGCTGATACTGGGTGCGATAACTTTTCCGACGTACGCACAAGCACAACTCGCCGACTTCGGACTTGTTGAGAAGCCGCCTGTAGAAAAGCTGACCGCGAGCGGATACTTGTCGGTTGACAAAGTACAACCGGGCAGTCAGTTCCAAATCGCTGTCGTCGTAGAGATTGCCGAAGGTTGGCATGTCAACGCCAATCCGGCGGGTGAAGGGCTTATTGACACTGAGATTCTTTTACCAGATACACCCCATCTCACTTTCGGGGAAGTCGTATACCCGATAGGTGAAGTGCTAAAAATTGATTCAATTGGGGAAGCACCCGTTTATCACGATACCATCACCATCGGTATCCAAGCCGATTTAAGTCAAAATGCTCCGATTGAACCGATGACGCTGGATCTGCAGCTCCGTTATCAGGCGTGTAACGACGATCAGTGTCTATTACCAGAAACGCTCGCTTTCACCGTCCCGATTGAAATTGTCAGTATAGCAGAGACAATCCAACGGATGAATACAGCGATTTTCAACAATATTGAATTCGGTGCAGCACCGAGTTCAGGTAGCGACGATGGAACGCTTGCTCGTGCGCTCTCCGGGGGACAGGTATGGCTCGCATTTCTGCTCGTGTTTGCGGGAGGTATCCTGACAAGTTTGACCCCGTGCGTCTATCCGCTCATACCGATTACCGTCTCCGTCTTCGGTGCCAATGAATCCGCTGGACTTTTCAAATCTTTCTTGCTCTCCGTTGTATATGTGCTCGGCATTGTCGTTACCTACTCAATTTTAGGGGTTGCCGTTGCGTCAACAGGTGCTGTCTTCGGTCAGATAATGGCAAACCCGTGGGTCGTCGGATTTATTAGCCTAATTTTGGTTTCTCTGGGACTCTCTATGTTCGGTGTTTTTGAAATACGGTTGCCCTACGCCGTTCAGAATCGGCTTAATACCGTTGGTGGCACTGGGTTTGCTGGCGCGTTCGCCATGGGAACAGTCGCTGGCGTGATTGCTGCGCCTTGTACGGGACCGGCGTTAGCAGTCGTGCTAACCTATATCGCGACAACAGGCAGCCTGTTCCTTGGCTTCTGGCTTATGTTCACTTACGCTCTCGGAATGGGACTCCTCTTTATTGGTATAGGCACTTTTTCTGGGCTGCTCTCTGCGTTGCCACGGTCAGGCGGATGGATGTATGTACTGGAAAATATCTTCGGCATCGCTATTATTACAATGGCACTCTACTTCCTCAAAGATGTATTTCCACCGTTGCAGGACTTCCTCCAGAATTCACTGCCATTCTTCGCCGTTGCCGGTGGCTTACTACTTATTGGATTGTGGCTTAGTAAGCTGACGCAACGTTTCAGCGGTATCTCCCGACGCATGCAATTCCAAAAGACGTGCGGTCTTTTACTGGCTATTCTTGGGGTCTATATGTTTGTTGGTGGTATTCAAGAACCTGCTGGACCACATCTGGATTGGGTTTATGATGAAACCGAAGGGCTTGAAATGGCTAAACGTGAAGACAAATTGGTAATGCTCGATTTTTATGCGTCTTGGTGTGCCGCTTGTAAAGAACTCGATCACAAGACTTATGCAGATCCTGCGGTCGCTGCAAAACTTGCCAACTATGTTAACATCAAACTCGATTTCACTCGTAGTTCTGAAACCACTGAAGCATTGACGGAAAAATATGAAATTCCTGGATTACCAGTCGTTATCTTCATGGATGCTGAAGGTAGGGTGCTCAAACGATTCACAGGCTTCGTCGGTCCAGAGGAGATGCTCAGGATTCTTAACGACCTTGAGAACAAAGTGTTATAG
- a CDS encoding bifunctional response regulator/alkaline phosphatase family protein produces the protein MTEKRGRILWIDNEVSDVRQANTEIEDRYSEKQIYVTPKPYVSFLESQGYDVSVANSATHGIKALKDQRYDAVLLNYDGPARKENLLAHIRNLDTHIPILLLTRKDGEEIRQEASLYDVTNIFIMPANPPDEACQKVLCKQLAASLVFLIEKQIVRELYIPQAYVQNFNSGYIPDGGAQEHNFTNGWQSWINTYINLLKWDLQLDTLHSVDELKAIHAIRKQEANAAFANYIQDNYSNWLANQASPTLSVDVVYKYVIPEIQAGKQVLFVVMDCMRLDHWLKIEPLLHPMFDITTHYYYSILPTATRYARNAIFSGLFPLELAKRYPHLYAEPDKAQTSINRHEKELIRLQFERHGIALKPPLHYFKIFDTQGETQYLQWLNVTDRISLEAIVVDFLDMLTHTRYEADLLRQLIPDEAAFRALAQTWFQHSWLYKIFRMAVDRGITVVLTSDHGSLLCQNASKISSQTPLTTGLRFKEGKHITYDSDAGYLITDPETYRLPGNEEGRSYVIAKEDYYFVYEKQFNVYKELFHGSFQHGGISLEEMILPCVVLEPR, from the coding sequence ATGACAGAAAAAAGAGGGAGGATCTTGTGGATTGATAACGAGGTTTCCGATGTTCGGCAAGCAAATACCGAGATCGAAGATCGGTATTCTGAAAAGCAAATATACGTAACACCCAAACCTTATGTTTCCTTTTTGGAGTCCCAAGGGTACGATGTGTCTGTAGCAAACAGTGCTACACATGGCATTAAAGCACTCAAAGACCAGCGGTATGATGCCGTCTTATTGAATTATGATGGACCGGCGCGAAAAGAAAACCTACTCGCGCATATCCGGAACTTAGATACCCACATCCCAATTCTACTCCTAACCCGCAAAGATGGTGAAGAAATAAGACAGGAAGCGAGCCTTTACGATGTTACCAACATCTTCATAATGCCTGCCAACCCACCAGACGAGGCTTGCCAAAAGGTATTATGTAAACAATTAGCAGCGTCCCTCGTTTTTCTAATTGAAAAACAGATAGTGCGCGAATTGTACATACCACAAGCATACGTTCAAAACTTTAATAGCGGATACATTCCGGACGGAGGTGCCCAAGAACACAATTTCACCAACGGTTGGCAAAGTTGGATCAATACTTACATCAACCTCCTTAAGTGGGATCTCCAGCTTGACACGCTCCATAGTGTAGATGAACTCAAAGCCATCCACGCCATACGAAAGCAGGAGGCAAACGCCGCATTTGCCAATTACATTCAAGACAACTACAGCAATTGGCTTGCGAATCAAGCGTCGCCGACTTTATCAGTGGATGTCGTCTATAAATATGTCATTCCGGAAATTCAGGCTGGCAAACAGGTGTTGTTTGTGGTTATGGACTGTATGCGGTTGGACCATTGGTTGAAGATTGAGCCACTGCTGCATCCAATGTTCGACATAACAACGCATTACTACTATTCCATCTTACCAACAGCTACCCGTTATGCCAGAAACGCTATTTTTAGTGGGCTGTTCCCGCTTGAGTTGGCTAAACGGTATCCACACTTATACGCAGAACCGGATAAAGCACAAACGAGTATTAACCGGCACGAAAAAGAACTGATACGCTTACAATTTGAACGACACGGTATCGCGCTCAAGCCGCCGTTGCACTATTTCAAGATTTTTGACACACAAGGGGAAACCCAATATTTACAGTGGCTAAATGTCACGGACCGGATTAGTTTGGAAGCGATCGTTGTTGATTTTCTGGATATGTTGACCCACACAAGGTATGAGGCGGATTTACTCCGGCAGCTCATCCCAGACGAAGCAGCGTTCCGAGCCCTTGCTCAGACGTGGTTTCAGCATTCTTGGCTCTACAAAATATTCAGAATGGCAGTTGATCGCGGTATAACCGTTGTCCTAACATCTGACCACGGTTCCCTACTCTGTCAAAATGCATCGAAAATTTCAAGCCAAACGCCTTTAACGACCGGATTGCGGTTTAAAGAAGGAAAACATATTACCTATGACTCCGATGCTGGATATCTCATCACAGACCCAGAAACCTATCGTTTACCGGGTAATGAGGAGGGGAGAAGCTATGTCATCGCGAAAGAGGACTACTATTTCGTTTATGAAAAACAGTTCAATGTCTACAAAGAACTCTTCCACGGTAGTTTTCAACATGGGGGCATTTCGCTTGAAGAGATGATTCTTCCTTGTGTTGTACTTGAGCCACGGTAA